From Saprospiraceae bacterium, one genomic window encodes:
- a CDS encoding cation-translocating P-type ATPase, with protein MKLPFNDKKFLFLLFAIAIVVALEVLSIIGINIPMPYAPFIFAAFILGIGYKVLWNGVKAIFKLQFSNINLLMLIAVIGAFYLKEFPEAAVLVVLYVLGERLEDIGIENSKSALDELVSKAPKTAFVKSQNSTIPIDKIAVGTIIQVKPGEMIPLDGKIISGETSVDEAAITGEPIPKDKHTGDNLFAGTLNKNGFIEMETTKLSMDTTFSKIVRLTFEAAANKSETQKFIQQFAKYYTPVMLALAVFLFIIPVFILHLDLSHWLQQAITLLVIACPCALVISTPVAIYAAIGNASAKGALVKGGKYLEVLANIKAIALDKTRTITYGNPIVSDVIPLNGTSREELLACTAGAEIFSEHPLAQAIVDTSRKEGFEPHKTEAFQSVMGKGATAKCLVCEDETIYVGKLDFIKEHQHTDSEAEKIVAELSAQGKTSVVVSFGNGVAGIIGLMDEIKPDSSAALKVLEILNIEPIMLTGDNEKAALYVAEQVGIKKIFGNMLPENKAEKIKELLQQYGKVAMVGDGINDAPALAQSTVGIAMGAAGSDTAIETANIALMNDKLSLIPFLIRLSKKTLQRIKFNTIGAIAVKLIFITLAFIGYSNLVFAIAADVGVTLIVILTSLRLMNFKE; from the coding sequence ATGAAATTACCATTCAACGATAAAAAATTTCTTTTTCTTCTTTTCGCAATCGCCATTGTGGTTGCATTAGAAGTTTTATCCATCATAGGCATTAACATACCTATGCCTTATGCTCCATTTATTTTTGCAGCCTTTATTTTAGGTATTGGCTATAAAGTTTTATGGAATGGAGTAAAGGCCATCTTCAAGTTACAGTTCAGCAATATCAATTTGCTTATGCTGATAGCAGTAATCGGTGCATTCTATCTAAAAGAATTTCCCGAAGCAGCCGTTTTGGTTGTGTTATATGTATTGGGAGAAAGATTAGAAGATATTGGAATAGAAAATTCAAAATCTGCCTTAGATGAATTAGTGAGCAAAGCACCCAAGACCGCTTTTGTAAAATCACAGAACTCCACAATTCCTATTGATAAAATTGCAGTAGGAACCATCATTCAGGTAAAACCCGGTGAAATGATTCCGCTTGACGGTAAGATTATTTCGGGAGAAACCAGTGTTGACGAAGCTGCCATCACAGGCGAACCCATCCCAAAAGACAAACACACAGGCGACAATCTTTTTGCGGGAACTCTCAATAAAAATGGTTTCATAGAAATGGAAACAACCAAACTTTCTATGGACACCACCTTCTCAAAAATCGTTCGCCTCACTTTTGAAGCGGCTGCCAATAAAAGTGAAACACAAAAATTCATTCAGCAATTTGCAAAGTATTATACACCTGTAATGCTTGCACTTGCTGTTTTTTTGTTTATCATTCCTGTTTTTATTCTGCACTTAGACCTTAGTCATTGGCTGCAACAGGCAATAACACTTTTAGTCATTGCTTGTCCGTGTGCATTGGTCATCTCAACACCTGTTGCCATTTATGCTGCTATCGGTAACGCATCAGCTAAAGGAGCTTTGGTTAAAGGAGGAAAATATTTGGAAGTATTGGCAAACATTAAAGCCATCGCATTAGACAAAACACGAACCATCACTTACGGCAATCCAATTGTCAGTGATGTAATTCCATTAAACGGAACAAGTCGTGAAGAATTGCTGGCTTGCACCGCAGGAGCAGAAATATTTTCTGAGCATCCGTTGGCACAAGCTATAGTTGACACAAGCCGCAAAGAAGGTTTTGAACCACACAAAACAGAGGCGTTCCAAAGTGTGATGGGAAAAGGAGCAACCGCAAAATGTTTGGTATGTGAGGACGAAACAATTTATGTAGGCAAGTTGGATTTCATTAAAGAACATCAACACACAGACAGTGAAGCAGAAAAAATTGTTGCGGAGCTTTCAGCACAAGGAAAAACGAGTGTGGTGGTAAGTTTCGGTAACGGAGTAGCAGGAATTATAGGATTAATGGACGAAATAAAACCCGACAGTTCAGCAGCATTAAAAGTATTGGAAATTCTGAACATTGAGCCCATTATGCTTACAGGCGACAACGAAAAGGCAGCACTCTATGTAGCAGAGCAAGTAGGTATTAAAAAAATATTCGGAAATATGTTGCCCGAAAACAAAGCTGAAAAAATCAAAGAACTTTTGCAGCAATACGGAAAAGTGGCAATGGTAGGTGACGGAATAAACGATGCACCAGCATTAGCACAATCCACCGTAGGGATAGCAATGGGAGCAGCAGGAAGCGACACCGCCATAGAAACAGCAAACATTGCATTGATGAACGATAAACTTTCACTTATTCCATTTCTTATTCGTTTAAGCAAAAAAACGCTACAAAGAATAAAATTCAACACTATTGGAGCAATAGCAGTCAAACTGATTTTTATAACTCTTGCGTTTATTGGTTACAGCAACTTAGTTTTCGCAATAGCAGCAGACGTTGGGGTAACGCTAATCGTAATTTTGACAAGTTTGAGATTAATGAATTTCAAAGAGTAA
- a CDS encoding efflux RND transporter periplasmic adaptor subunit has product MKHILYIAALATSIMLASCTGNKTENHGEETEHHDEHENSSTATLTEEQIKSIGIEYGSIEKKQLTATLKLNGLLRVPNNNQASVTSLFGGVVSILPIQQGNTVIKGQVLATLSNTNFITMQEEFLTISSKLILAEIEYNRQKELQQGNATSVKKLQEAESELNALKAQRASLKKQLELLGINSATLTSENIQSVISVKSPINGIISNIYVNLGSYVDANKPIADIVDNSQLHLDLYVYEKDLPKLKVGQIIHFTLTNNPGKEYDAEVYAVSNTFEPNTKTVAVHANVKGDKQGLIDGMSITALVSLENATVDAVPTNAIVNHEGQDYIFIVTDAHTEEEHHEHGEALEEHKHDEHGHKHEEEQAEHEHQEEGITFEKIPIRKGTTDVGYSEITLLKEIPANSKVVVNGAFFIMAKMTNQGEGHEH; this is encoded by the coding sequence ATGAAACACATATTATATATCGCAGCATTAGCCACATCCATCATGTTGGCATCCTGCACAGGAAATAAAACAGAAAATCATGGAGAAGAAACCGAACACCATGACGAACACGAAAATTCCAGTACAGCAACCCTTACCGAAGAACAAATAAAATCCATCGGTATTGAATACGGAAGTATTGAAAAAAAGCAGCTTACAGCCACATTGAAATTGAACGGACTTTTACGTGTTCCGAATAACAATCAGGCAAGTGTAACCTCGCTATTCGGTGGAGTAGTTAGCATACTTCCTATTCAGCAGGGAAATACTGTAATCAAAGGGCAGGTATTGGCAACCCTTTCCAATACCAATTTCATTACCATGCAGGAAGAGTTTTTAACGATTTCTTCCAAGTTGATATTGGCAGAGATTGAGTACAACCGACAAAAGGAACTCCAACAAGGTAATGCAACATCCGTAAAGAAACTACAGGAAGCGGAGAGTGAATTAAATGCCTTGAAAGCCCAAAGAGCAAGCCTTAAAAAACAGTTGGAATTGCTCGGAATTAACTCTGCTACTCTTACAAGTGAAAATATCCAATCCGTTATCAGTGTTAAAAGCCCTATTAATGGAATTATCAGCAACATTTATGTAAATCTTGGAAGTTATGTAGATGCCAACAAACCCATTGCCGACATTGTGGACAACAGTCAGCTTCATCTTGACTTATATGTGTATGAAAAAGATTTGCCGAAGTTAAAAGTCGGACAAATTATTCATTTCACACTTACCAACAATCCCGGTAAGGAATATGATGCGGAAGTCTATGCTGTTAGCAACACCTTTGAACCCAATACCAAAACAGTTGCCGTTCATGCCAATGTAAAAGGCGATAAGCAGGGCTTAATTGACGGAATGAGCATTACCGCTCTCGTAAGTTTGGAAAATGCTACAGTTGATGCCGTTCCGACCAATGCCATTGTAAACCACGAAGGGCAAGACTATATTTTTATTGTTACAGATGCTCATACCGAAGAAGAACATCACGAACATGGGGAAGCCTTAGAAGAACATAAACATGATGAGCACGGACACAAACACGAAGAAGAACAAGCGGAGCATGAACATCAGGAAGAAGGAATAACTTTTGAAAAAATTCCTATTCGCAAGGGAACAACGGACGTTGGTTACAGCGAAATAACGTTACTTAAAGAAATACCTGCCAATAGTAAAGTGGTGGTAAACGGAGCATTTTTCATTATGGCTAAAATGACCAATCAAGGCGAAGGGCATGAACATTAA
- a CDS encoding CusA/CzcA family heavy metal efflux RND transporter, with product MIDKIIAYSIKNKLVIALMTLALIIWGIWSAGKLPIDALPDITNNQVQIITVCPTLAGQEVEQLVTFPIEQSIANLPDLEELRSISRFGLSVITVVFDEKVDIYFARQLINERLKEAESKIPKGIGTPELAPVSTGLGEVYQYIIHPKKGSEHKYNAMDLRTMQDWIVARQLYGTPGVAEVNSFGGLLKQYEVAVNPDRLFSMGVTITEIFNALEKNNENTGGAYIDKKPNAYFIRGIGLVSSFDDINNIVVKTNARGIPILIKDVAEVRFGNAVRYGAMTYNGEVDAVGGVVMMLKGENSAEVVSRVKEKMKIIQKSLPDDVVIEPYLDRTDLVNRAISTVEKNLIEGALIVIFVLVLFLGNFRAGLIVASAIPLSMLFALGMMNVFGVSANLMSLGAIDFGLIVDGAVIIVEATMHHLGLRKGFGKLTQQEMDKEVLESATKIRKSAAFGEIIILIVYIPILTLVGIEGKMFTPMAQTVSFAILGALILSFTYIPMMCAQFLSKKESHKLNISDRMMKRLQKIYAPLLDKAIRFKTGVIAATLAIFAVSIFLFSRMGGEFIPTLQEGDFAFHCILPQGSSLSQSLETSMQASRILKEFDEVKMVVGKTGAAEVPTDPMPPEATDLMIILKQPSEWKRDITYEQLAEEMEEELNIIPGVFFEKNQPIQMRFNELMTGIRQDVAVKIFGENMDTLLTYANKVSQIIQTVEGATEPMVERVAGLPQIVIRYNRTQIATNGVSIEDINHVISTAFAGGSAGVVYENERRFDLVVRLDSTHRNNIEDVSHLYVPASNGTQIPLSQVAEIKMELGPAQISREDGKRRIVIGFNVQGRDVESVVEDIERQLVKNVKLPEGYYYTYGGTFENLRAASARLMIAVPVALALIFLLLYFTFSSFKQATLIFTAIPMAAIGGVFALLIRDMPFSISAGVGFIALFGVAVLNGIVLIGTFNNLQKEGMTDILQRIKEGTKIRLRPVLMTATVASLGFLPMALSQSAGAEVQRPLATVVIGGLVTATFLTLFVLPLLYLLFSTKIRVKRNIKTASILVFALCSFATAKAQTDTTKTIELDEAIATALQNNLEIQSQQLNVQSSTTLKKSVFELPKTDVNFQFGQYNSIQNDRAFQLSQTIPFPTYFSAKSNLYKAELQGSQLQQQVTENEIKAQVQYWYYQLQYLEQVKRKLLALDSLYSDFVSAAELRYKTGETGLLEKTTAETKRGQISLLLQQTEREINTAYVSLQTLMNTNEQFTIKGELNYQPITLSLSLDTSLIANNPSLKLLYQQAVIAEQLKKVETASSLPDFTVGYFNQSLIGTQTVNGTDVFFGANDRFDGFSVGVSIPLTFFSNASKIKSMDYKYQALQKEAESEKLNLQTHLQNAFQQYNQYLSQYNYFITIALPNVETIISTATLGFNSGDIGYIEYLSALQTATDIQLTYLQTVNQLNQAVVNINFLISK from the coding sequence ATGATAGATAAAATAATTGCGTACAGCATAAAAAATAAGCTGGTCATAGCACTGATGACCCTGGCACTCATTATTTGGGGCATTTGGAGTGCCGGAAAACTGCCAATAGATGCCTTGCCTGACATTACCAACAATCAGGTACAAATTATTACCGTTTGCCCTACCCTTGCAGGTCAGGAGGTGGAACAACTGGTAACTTTTCCAATCGAGCAAAGTATAGCCAACCTTCCCGACCTTGAAGAGTTGCGGAGTATTTCACGTTTTGGACTATCGGTAATTACAGTTGTTTTTGACGAAAAGGTGGACATCTACTTTGCCCGACAGTTAATAAACGAGCGACTGAAAGAAGCCGAAAGCAAAATTCCAAAAGGTATTGGCACACCAGAACTGGCTCCGGTCAGTACCGGTTTGGGTGAAGTGTATCAGTACATCATCCACCCCAAAAAGGGAAGCGAGCATAAATACAATGCTATGGACTTGCGAACCATGCAAGACTGGATTGTAGCCCGACAACTATATGGTACTCCCGGTGTTGCAGAGGTAAACAGCTTTGGTGGTCTGCTCAAACAATATGAAGTCGCTGTAAATCCTGACCGACTTTTCTCCATGGGAGTAACCATTACCGAAATTTTTAATGCTCTCGAAAAGAATAACGAAAACACAGGTGGTGCATACATTGACAAAAAACCCAATGCCTATTTTATTAGGGGAATTGGCTTGGTAAGCTCCTTTGACGACATCAACAACATTGTAGTAAAAACTAACGCAAGGGGTATTCCTATTTTGATTAAAGATGTGGCAGAGGTTCGCTTTGGCAATGCTGTTCGCTACGGAGCCATGACATACAACGGAGAAGTGGACGCAGTGGGTGGTGTGGTAATGATGCTGAAAGGAGAAAACAGTGCAGAAGTGGTAAGCCGTGTCAAAGAAAAAATGAAAATCATTCAAAAATCGCTTCCTGATGACGTAGTTATTGAACCGTATTTGGATAGAACCGATTTGGTAAACCGTGCCATATCAACCGTTGAAAAAAACCTGATAGAAGGAGCGTTGATTGTGATTTTTGTCTTAGTGTTGTTTCTTGGAAACTTCCGTGCCGGGTTAATAGTGGCTTCTGCCATTCCGTTATCCATGCTGTTTGCTTTGGGCATGATGAACGTTTTTGGCGTTAGTGCCAACCTGATGAGTTTGGGAGCCATTGATTTTGGTTTGATTGTGGACGGAGCTGTCATTATCGTTGAAGCCACTATGCACCATTTGGGCTTGCGTAAAGGGTTTGGCAAACTAACTCAACAGGAAATGGATAAAGAAGTGCTTGAATCGGCAACTAAAATCCGTAAAAGTGCTGCTTTTGGAGAAATCATTATTCTCATTGTTTACATTCCTATCCTGACCCTTGTAGGTATTGAAGGTAAAATGTTTACCCCTATGGCTCAAACGGTTTCGTTTGCCATTTTGGGAGCGTTGATTTTGTCTTTCACATACATTCCTATGATGTGTGCACAATTTCTTTCTAAAAAGGAATCACACAAATTAAACATCAGTGACCGAATGATGAAGCGCTTACAGAAAATCTATGCTCCGTTACTGGATAAAGCCATTCGTTTTAAAACAGGTGTTATTGCCGCAACACTAGCAATTTTTGCAGTTTCCATTTTCCTCTTTTCCCGAATGGGCGGTGAGTTTATTCCTACCCTTCAGGAAGGTGATTTTGCATTTCATTGTATTCTTCCTCAAGGTTCTTCCTTGTCGCAAAGTTTGGAAACCTCCATGCAAGCTTCACGGATTCTAAAAGAGTTTGATGAAGTAAAAATGGTGGTGGGCAAAACCGGAGCGGCAGAAGTACCAACTGACCCCATGCCTCCGGAAGCTACTGACCTGATGATTATTCTAAAACAGCCCTCTGAATGGAAAAGAGACATTACCTATGAGCAACTGGCGGAGGAAATGGAAGAAGAGTTGAATATAATTCCGGGAGTATTCTTTGAAAAAAATCAACCTATACAAATGCGTTTCAACGAACTAATGACAGGTATTCGGCAGGATGTTGCTGTGAAAATTTTTGGTGAAAACATGGATACACTCTTGACTTATGCCAACAAAGTTTCTCAAATCATTCAAACGGTTGAAGGAGCCACAGAACCAATGGTGGAAAGGGTGGCGGGACTTCCACAGATTGTAATCAGATACAATCGAACACAAATTGCCACCAATGGCGTTTCCATCGAAGATATTAATCATGTTATCAGCACTGCCTTTGCAGGTGGAAGTGCAGGTGTGGTATATGAAAACGAACGCAGATTCGATTTGGTGGTTCGTTTGGATAGTACGCATCGCAACAACATTGAAGACGTGAGCCATTTATATGTCCCTGCTTCCAACGGAACCCAAATTCCTTTATCGCAGGTAGCCGAAATAAAAATGGAACTGGGTCCGGCACAAATAAGCCGTGAAGATGGAAAACGTAGGATAGTCATCGGATTTAATGTACAAGGCAGAGACGTTGAAAGTGTGGTAGAAGATATTGAAAGACAACTTGTCAAAAATGTAAAACTGCCCGAAGGTTATTATTATACCTACGGTGGTACATTTGAAAACCTTAGAGCGGCATCTGCACGTTTGATGATTGCCGTTCCGGTAGCGTTGGCATTGATTTTTCTGTTGCTCTATTTTACTTTTTCTTCATTCAAACAGGCAACACTCATTTTTACGGCTATACCTATGGCGGCTATTGGCGGTGTATTTGCCTTGCTTATTCGGGATATGCCTTTCAGTATTTCGGCAGGAGTTGGTTTTATAGCATTGTTTGGTGTGGCGGTTCTGAATGGAATTGTACTTATCGGAACTTTCAATAACCTGCAAAAAGAAGGAATGACGGATATTCTTCAAAGAATAAAAGAAGGAACTAAAATCCGTTTGCGACCCGTGTTAATGACCGCTACGGTAGCCTCATTGGGATTTTTACCAATGGCCCTTTCTCAAAGTGCAGGAGCCGAAGTACAGAGACCTTTAGCAACGGTAGTGATTGGTGGTTTGGTAACGGCTACCTTCCTCACCTTATTTGTTTTGCCCTTGCTGTACCTGTTGTTTTCAACCAAGATTAGAGTTAAAAGAAACATAAAAACAGCAAGTATTTTGGTTTTTGCCTTGTGCTCATTTGCTACGGCTAAAGCCCAAACCGATACCACAAAAACGATAGAACTTGATGAAGCCATTGCTACGGCTTTACAGAACAACCTGGAAATTCAATCGCAACAACTGAATGTTCAATCTTCCACCACTTTGAAAAAGTCGGTATTCGAATTGCCAAAAACGGATGTGAATTTTCAATTCGGGCAGTACAACAGTATTCAGAATGACAGGGCATTTCAGCTCTCTCAGACCATTCCGTTTCCGACTTATTTTTCCGCTAAATCCAATTTGTACAAGGCAGAATTGCAGGGAAGTCAATTACAGCAACAGGTAACGGAAAATGAAATAAAAGCACAGGTACAATACTGGTATTACCAGTTGCAATATTTGGAGCAGGTTAAGAGAAAGTTATTGGCTTTAGATAGTTTGTACAGTGATTTTGTAAGTGCAGCCGAATTGCGATACAAGACAGGCGAAACGGGTTTACTTGAAAAAACAACGGCAGAGACCAAAAGAGGACAGATTTCACTTTTGTTACAACAAACAGAAAGGGAAATAAATACTGCCTATGTATCACTGCAAACGTTGATGAATACCAATGAACAATTCACTATAAAAGGGGAGTTAAATTATCAGCCCATTACATTGAGTTTGTCATTAGACACCTCATTAATCGCCAATAATCCTTCTTTGAAATTGTTGTATCAACAAGCCGTTATAGCCGAACAACTTAAAAAAGTAGAAACGGCTTCCTCTTTGCCAGACTTTACGGTGGGATATTTCAACCAATCCTTAATCGGAACACAAACGGTGAACGGAACGGATGTATTTTTTGGAGCAAATGACCGTTTTGACGGGTTCAGCGTAGGTGTTTCCATTCCGCTGACATTTTTCAGTAATGCTTCAAAAATAAAATCAATGGATTACAAATACCAGGCATTGCAAAAAGAAGCAGAAAGCGAAAAGTTGAACCTACAAACCCATCTGCAAAATGCCTTTCAGCAATACAATCAATACCTGTCGCAGTACAATTACTTTATAACGATTGCTTTGCCCAATGTTGAAACGATTATCAGCACGGCAACACTCGGCTTTAATAGTGGCGATATTGGGTACATTGAGTATTTATCGGCTTTACAAACTGCCACCGACATACAATTGACTTATTTGCAAACCGTAAATCAACTTAATCAGGCAGTCGTAAACATTAATTTCTTAATCAGTAAATAA
- a CDS encoding TetR/AcrR family transcriptional regulator, producing the protein MGISERKEREKLELRELILLKAKEMFLKHGYDKLSIRKIASAVEYSPATIYLYFQDKDEIMHELMNMGFGLMGKELAEATHETDPVKRIHLIGRGYVQFGIKNPDWYELMFHSEKPIKHLERCDQDWGHGLSLFDFLISCCNEAILDKRSKAKDPELLALQLWSLVHGMVSLSLAQRLQIVCSSEDDLIFKVLDTSIDTLFE; encoded by the coding sequence ATGGGAATTTCGGAAAGAAAGGAAAGGGAGAAACTGGAGCTCAGGGAGCTGATCCTCCTCAAAGCCAAGGAGATGTTTCTAAAACATGGATATGACAAGCTCAGCATCCGCAAGATCGCCTCTGCCGTCGAATACAGCCCTGCCACCATCTATCTCTATTTCCAGGACAAAGACGAGATCATGCATGAGCTGATGAACATGGGCTTTGGTCTGATGGGAAAAGAACTCGCTGAGGCCACCCACGAAACTGATCCCGTCAAACGCATTCATCTGATTGGACGGGGCTATGTACAGTTTGGCATCAAAAATCCGGACTGGTATGAATTGATGTTTCACTCAGAAAAACCGATCAAGCATTTAGAACGCTGTGATCAGGACTGGGGACATGGACTCAGCTTGTTTGATTTTTTAATTTCCTGTTGCAATGAAGCCATCCTTGACAAAAGAAGCAAGGCCAAGGATCCCGAGTTGCTGGCCCTTCAGTTGTGGAGTCTGGTGCACGGTATGGTGTCCCTTTCCCTTGCTCAGAGGCTCCAGATTGTCTGCAGCAGTGAGGATGATCTGATTTTCAAAGTGCTGGATACCAGCATTGATACTTTGTTTGAATAG
- a CDS encoding TolC family protein yields the protein MRHILILLLWFVYTEPLPLSAQSLDELIQISWKHSSLLREKEFKLARLESQLKEAKALYMPSASIGSQYTLAAGGRSIDLPIGDLINPIHQKLNEIIGNPQFPNLQNVKTNFFPNNFYDAHLRIQQAIYQSDIGIAGSIKKEEIKIQESDIQASKRILAKEVTETCIQLASLEEHLKIIERAQQSLLMAKRNTESLQRNGLVTGTATLRIEAEIANLETKKTEITMNMDQSSLYLQYLTGLQRVDKIQFEHLPDIQNQAISPREEIVQLQSGIKIQEHVYKKEKQFYQPKIGVLADFGSQDFNFKWNPYVLIGLNLEWNFYNGGRLKQRKLQSEHAIHALESQLKAVQDQLDLQNELAKIQLNSKIAQAKNYEVRIASAEKIKTEAFKKYNEGSLGYLELLDAQNLWLNIQSDYQIARFNAWFSWADYQYKNASYPIQ from the coding sequence ATGCGTCATATTTTAATCTTATTGCTGTGGTTTGTTTATACAGAACCTCTTCCATTGTCTGCACAGAGCCTGGACGAATTGATTCAAATTTCCTGGAAGCACAGTTCCTTGCTCCGCGAAAAAGAATTCAAACTTGCCAGACTCGAATCCCAATTAAAAGAGGCCAAAGCCCTGTACATGCCGAGTGCTTCCATTGGTAGTCAGTACACCCTTGCGGCAGGTGGTAGATCGATCGATTTGCCCATCGGAGATCTGATCAATCCCATCCACCAAAAACTCAATGAGATCATTGGAAACCCACAGTTTCCCAATCTGCAGAATGTAAAAACCAATTTTTTTCCCAACAATTTTTACGACGCCCATTTAAGAATACAGCAAGCCATCTACCAATCAGATATTGGTATCGCAGGGTCCATAAAAAAAGAAGAAATTAAAATTCAGGAATCAGACATACAGGCTTCCAAAAGAATTCTGGCCAAAGAAGTCACTGAGACCTGCATCCAATTGGCCAGTCTGGAAGAGCATTTAAAAATAATAGAACGCGCCCAACAATCCCTTTTGATGGCCAAAAGAAATACGGAGAGTCTCCAAAGAAATGGTTTAGTGACGGGCACGGCCACCCTTCGCATCGAAGCCGAAATCGCCAATCTGGAAACCAAGAAGACTGAAATTACAATGAATATGGATCAGTCCAGCCTTTATCTTCAATACTTAACCGGATTGCAGCGAGTTGATAAGATCCAATTCGAACATTTGCCGGACATCCAAAATCAAGCCATAAGCCCGCGCGAAGAAATTGTCCAACTTCAATCGGGCATTAAGATTCAGGAGCATGTCTATAAAAAAGAAAAACAATTCTACCAGCCAAAAATTGGCGTGCTGGCTGATTTTGGTTCACAAGATTTCAATTTCAAATGGAATCCTTATGTATTGATCGGGCTGAACCTAGAATGGAATTTTTATAATGGAGGTCGTCTGAAGCAAAGAAAATTGCAAAGTGAGCATGCCATCCATGCTTTAGAAAGTCAATTAAAAGCGGTACAAGATCAATTGGATTTACAAAATGAGCTGGCTAAAATTCAACTGAACAGTAAGATAGCGCAGGCCAAGAATTATGAGGTCAGGATTGCCTCTGCAGAAAAAATCAAAACAGAGGCCTTCAAAAAATACAACGAAGGTAGTCTCGGATATTTAGAACTGCTGGACGCTCAAAATCTATGGTTGAATATCCAATCAGATTACCAAATCGCAAGGTTTAATGCCTGGTTCAGTTGGGCAGATTACCAATACAAAAATGCATCCTACCCCATCCAATAA
- a CDS encoding efflux RND transporter periplasmic adaptor subunit, which yields MMKYYPYLFIILLFGSLWACTQKTETADVPKSNPNITRVKTAPVIRTDSLGSIQLLGILSSESEVKPSFKIGGVVQSVQFKEGDFVKKGQVLASLDQTEIDAQLQQAKLAYEKADRDLKRVSNLLEDSVSTLEQYQNSKSAFEFAQQNLQIAKFNRKYSAVFAPISGQIVKKLIHPGELVGPGQMVCMLLGTEQNQWLVKGGLAERDWAKVEAGDKVELRIESWPDQIIFANLGYKASASTNPNGTFDISIPLNKLPFKPASGMVVECQIFPKKKENRILVPIESLVNINGPSASLFIAENQRAKKINIRLLRIISDQAEISGIDTNITQVITLGSSYMEDGDLIEVIQ from the coding sequence ATGATGAAATACTATCCTTACCTGTTTATCATTCTACTGTTTGGCTCCCTTTGGGCCTGCACGCAAAAAACGGAAACAGCTGATGTTCCGAAATCAAACCCCAACATCACCAGGGTTAAAACTGCTCCGGTCATTCGAACAGACAGCTTAGGTTCGATTCAACTCCTGGGGATACTAAGTAGTGAGTCTGAGGTAAAACCATCCTTTAAAATAGGAGGTGTGGTGCAATCTGTCCAATTTAAAGAAGGGGATTTTGTAAAAAAAGGACAAGTTCTCGCCAGCCTTGATCAAACAGAAATTGATGCGCAACTGCAGCAAGCCAAGTTGGCTTATGAAAAAGCCGATCGGGATTTGAAACGCGTCAGCAATTTATTGGAAGACAGTGTAAGTACATTGGAGCAATATCAGAACTCGAAATCTGCGTTCGAATTTGCCCAACAAAACTTACAAATTGCCAAATTCAATCGAAAATATTCTGCCGTCTTTGCACCAATCAGTGGACAGATCGTCAAAAAATTGATCCATCCGGGTGAGCTCGTAGGTCCCGGTCAGATGGTCTGCATGCTATTGGGTACAGAACAAAACCAATGGCTGGTAAAAGGCGGTTTGGCCGAACGCGACTGGGCAAAAGTAGAAGCAGGAGATAAGGTCGAACTCAGAATAGAATCCTGGCCGGATCAAATCATTTTTGCAAATCTAGGATACAAAGCCTCCGCAAGCACCAATCCCAATGGCACTTTTGATATTTCCATCCCCCTCAACAAACTTCCATTTAAACCTGCTTCCGGAATGGTGGTCGAATGTCAAATTTTTCCAAAAAAGAAAGAAAATCGAATTCTGGTACCCATTGAATCACTTGTAAACATCAATGGACCCAGCGCATCCCTGTTCATAGCGGAAAATCAGCGCGCGAAAAAAATAAACATCCGTCTCTTGAGAATTATCAGTGACCAGGCAGAAATCTCTGGAATAGATACAAATATTACCCAAGTGATCACACTTGGTTCCAGTTATATGGAAGACGGCGATTTAATAGAGGTCATTCAATAA